The Pseudorca crassidens isolate mPseCra1 chromosome 3, mPseCra1.hap1, whole genome shotgun sequence genome includes the window GCCTTTTAAGGGCTTGGCTTAGAACTGAGAGTTTTACTTCCACTACCTTCcactggtcaaagcaagtcacaaaaccGGCCCAGActcaaggggaggagaaagagatgAGGAGAGAGGCACATACATATGGGAGGAATTGTTGTCAGCCATCTTTGGAGTTAGTCTATCAGAGCCTGCTAAGCACACTCACACTAAGTGACTGGTAAAGCTCTTTACCCATTCCAGGGATGTGTGCTTTTAAATAGTAGCCAAGCTTTAGGTCAAGGAACTGAATCTATAACATACAATTTCAAACATAAACATCTGTAGTTTCTAATTTGAGGAGTGAGAAGATAAAAGTACTATTTTTGTTCTCAGAAgagtcaacaaatacttattaagcctCCCTTTGTATTCTCACTTTGCCATATACtgggaagaaattaaatattaggACAACAGCTTGAGTGTGACCTAGGCAAAGGTATTGCACTCCTCACTGCCTGTTTGCTCACGTGTAACAAATAAGTGCAACATGTAAGGCTTGACATAGTACCTGGCACTTAGTCTTTTActcaggaaattttattttctttccttccttttatcttCCTCAAAAGGatactgaagggcttccctggtggcacagtggttgagagtccacctgccgatgcaggggacacgggttcgtgccccggtccgggaagatcccacatgccgtggagcggctgggcctgtgagccatggccactgagcctgcgcgtctggggcctgtgctccgcaacgggagaggccacgacagtgagaggcccgcgtaccgcaaaaaaaaaaataaaataaaaggatactGAATATGCCATCTCTTACAGTCCCTATTTTATTAGCATTAATGTAAGTTCTTTTATCTGGACAGGTACTGCTCATATGATAGAGGCTGATGTCATTTTTCCAAGTGCTGGATCAGAACATGGCCAACCAATCATGGCTCATCCTCCTGAAACAAACAGTGATAATACTTTACAGGAATGGCTGGCTGAAGTTATAAAAAGCAATAAAGGCATCAAACTGGATTTTAAGAGGTATTTGTACAAACATGTTCAGTCTCCTAGTTGTTATAGAATaacaatatggaaaaaaaatcagtaacttCATATATCTGTGCCTGACTAAATAACTTTATACTTTATctaaactgaaaatggaattgCAAGCTAATATGTTTCAGGAATGGACCAAAGACACACTGAGTTGTTTGCTAAAATTGTTTCTTGGGAACCCTTTAAGGCTaaaattaagttaatttttatataggaAGTTATCCTAAGTGACCATTGTAATAGTAGAACGGTAAATTTAAAATACCACTTTCATTAAAAAGTAGTTCGAGAGAGAGATTTGGCAGTAGTTGGGGTAGTTAGTGCGTTTCCTACTTGATTTGTGTTATTATATTTTTGGAAGGGGAATTATCTAGAATTCTTTAATAAttgaaaagtttctttaaaataatattttggaaacaTTGATAATGAAGAGAGCAAGATTAAGTGTTGTTTCCTTCCCTGTGGCTATCACGGAAAATTTTACTTCTGTGGTATTTTCGCAGCATAAAAATTAGAGGGAAAGCCAGGAATTTATTGTGACACCATAAAAGCTCACCATAAGGCCCATGAAGGCAACTGCTATGAAAATCTAGGATGTGTGGTAATCCTGCCTTATCTttgaacaatatttttaaattaaattatctcAAGAAATTAATAAGGATTTGGAGCTCTTACTCACAGGGTTTTTAAGATTACTCTAATCAGCTGTTGCGGGCCTGAGTGTACCAGTCAACCTCTTTACACTGTTGGTGAATGAAAGCTGTTTCAAGATCTTAAAGCTTTTAGAGGAGTGAACGGTCCAACTCCATTTTCTTGACAAAGAAACTTAGtcctagagaggttaagtgacaatAGCTAAGCTTGAGAGCTGAGCTAGGACCAGATCCCAGGTTTCCTGGAGCCAGTCCGGTGTTCTCTGTACTGTGAAATAAAGCATTTAATCATTAGTGCTTGGTGAGCTGAATTTTAGAGCTCCTTGTCTTTCCATgtgctcagtttttttttttttttttgatgtttactATTGCCCGTAGACTTGCTCTctgtaatatattctttttttaaaaaaatttatttattttatttatttttgactgtgttgggcctttgttgctgcacacatactttctctagttgtggcgagcaggggccactcttcctgcagtgcatgggcttctcattgcggtggcttctcttgttgcagagcattgGCTCTAGgtactcgggcttcagtagttgcagcacgtgggctcaatagttgtggtgcatgggcttagttgctccacggcatgtgggatcttcctggaccagggctcaaacccatgtcccctgcattggcagatggattcccaaccactgcgccaccagcgaagcccctgtAATATATTCTTTGGCTCCTCACCAGTCAGACCAGCTCCTTCATTCCTAAATGCTAGCAGCTACCACTGAAAGGCTGTGCCATTAAAAAAGAGTTTTGGTCATAACATATTTGAAGGGGAATGAATTTAACTAACAATTAtataagcacttactgtgtgtcagacactgttctaagagcATTAAATGTGTAAATTCATTTAGTCTTCATAACAATCCTAAGAAGTAGGTtattcctattctcattttccagatgaaggaacagaggcagagaggggTAAGTAGCCTGCTTGTGGTCATGTAATTGGTAGGAGAGCTGCCAGCCTGGCTGAAGAGTTCACATTCTGAACCGGAACTCTGCACTACGTCTGTAAGAGTAGCTGAATGACCTAATAGTAAAATTTTAATAGTTCTTGTTTTGTGCCTCTGAGTTATTTTGTTTGTATACACACAATAACTAAGTAATACAcgatgatttaaaatttttatctggaATTTTACCTtagaatgtaattttaaatggtttattatcattttaagtatgatttttattttgttagccCCAATTTCTAAACGAAGTTAATAGGAAAATAGGTACTGAGAAGTTTGACTTACCAAGtaactttttagaaaaaaaaatctatcctatAAGAGCTAAGTTTATATCTTCCCTGGAATTTCCTAAATAAGTACTaccaaaaagaaattttaggTAGTATACTGATCAGGACCCTCCTCTTCAAATGATCATTTTGGCAAACCTTTTGTCAGTTCTTTATGGGAAACTTAATACTAATACATGTAAGGATTGAGAATGATATCCACGGatattttaaattagaattaCATGGAATTTATAGATTAGTTGGGAACGAAGTGTAATTTtgcaatatttataatattgagtcttccaggCTAGGAACATAGTATGTTATTCTTCGTAGTAAGCATTGTATCTTGCTCTTGGGCAAAGTTCatcctcagtcttttttttttttcccaaaaatgtTATGGCTTTTCCTCCATATGTACTCTTCCAGAggaattttattaattattttgtaaagctccagaaaattaaaactacaacaaAAAGTTGATTTCTTCTTAGTaaagttttgtggttttcttaatataggttttgtttttcttatttaagttTCTGGTAAGGGAAAATGACATTACTATAGTCTATATTAgtgataattaaaatatttacatataaaacagaatatGTACATTAAATTCTTATTTCATTATGTTCTGTGTCTTAGCTCTGTATGTCTAACTGTGCAGTGTTTTGCATGTAGTAGACACTTAATACATGCTGGTGGAATTTCAGTTTGGGAGAGAACATGCTGAGACTAGATATTATCAGATGGCGAACCATTGTTAAACAGCCTGATGTCAGCTTACTAAATTGAGAAAGCATAAGAAGCTTCCTCCTAAACGTAAACTGGAAATTAGTGTTTAATCCAACCTCCACAGACACCAGATTTCTTAAGAAATAAGAACACTTTCTGGAAAAGGAGAGGAGACATGCGTGGATTAGTTCAAGGTTACCTCCCACTCCACCCATGAAGAGCAGAGCCCCGCAGGGACTTGGCTGCTGCTGTGGGACTTGCAGTCAAACAAGCTTTAGAGTAATAGATACAAGTTGTTTGCTACTAAAAATGGGGGAATTTTGTAGGAAGTACAGCTGGCCAGATCTCAGAATTGTGGTTTTTAACACGGCATTGATACCATTCAAGGCAGAAAGCATTTGAGACAGAGAAATGACAGCATCTAAACTAGAGTCTGTAAGGTCTAGCATTAGAGTTTATCAATCCACTAAAATCTAGGGCCTCCATTTCAGGGGCATAAGAGTGAGAAAAAAAGCAGTTTATTACATGGGAGCAGAGTGAAAGAGGGGCTGGTTTCCTCTGGTTTTAGTGAACAGTATCCTTGCTCACTAATAAATATGACCCTATAAATAATGAAGTTATCAGTTTCTGCTCTTAAAGTAGGAGGCCCAAAAGGAGTGAGGTGAAGAGTGGTAGAAGCATAGGCAGAAGGACTCCAATccattaagaagaaaaatggaaaggtgAGGAAAGGTGCTGAATGTTCTCGCTTCCAGTATCCGTCTCCCAGATTCTTAGCCTCCCATCGCTGTATTCACTAAAAGCTAATTTTCTTAGAAATGAACATAGGCCTTAAAGGTTCACAAGACATTCAGAATTATAAGTAGCGTAGCTTTCCAATaaagtttgtgtgtgtatttttaatcaGTAAAAATTATGTAGGCTGATTAAAATCTTATTGTTTCAAGATATATGTGTCCGTTAGAAAAGATGTAGGGAAGTAAAAAGACTGAAGCTGCTTTTTAGTTTAAAAGTAACTAAAATATAGTTGTCTCTTGTTTCCAGGAAAGGTGTttacaataaaggaaaaaatgaagtttATAAAAGCTTTAAGGAAATGTTATAATTTTACACTTGGCAATCATTTTTAGAAATGTGTTTATGTGTCCAGACTCACACAAGTATGCATGAAGGAAAAGAAGCCCTTTTCTCCAAGGTCATGAGCCAGTATTAGAGACGTGGGGCCTGAGTGCACTTTGGGTATTTTCATAAACTTGAATTTGCAGGTTAtgagtgtatttaatttttaaatcttatttatacATTCTCTGATGAGTGAATGTTTGTGTCTTTTCATAAATTGTTTTTATACTGAGTGATCCTAATACAGAGTTTTGAAACCTCTGTCTACATGTAGTGTCATTATTCATACATTTATAGACCCTTTTAGGTACCTTCATGAATAGTAAGTATAAATCAACATTTTAAGATATGGCACATGTTAGCTTTCCCCTCTAGTGCTATCTGCTCTGTGATTTTGTTTAATTCAGGCATTATGGTATTATACTTTTATTATGAATTTGACAATGTTAAAGCCAGCAGTCTAAAAGaactttttacttttactttaggAATATATCTCATTGACAACAAATTGTTTTTAGTCTGGCAGCTGTAGAACCATCCATGATGCTCTTGGAAAATGTGAAGAGGCATCTGAAGCGTCCAGTATGGATTAATGCTGATATTCTTCCTGGTCCAAATGGAAATAGCAGAGTAGTGGATGCAAAACCTTTTATAGACACTGTGACATCCTTCTTTCCAGATGTGACATTTTCCCTAGGTTGGACAACAGGATGGCATCCTGAGAAAGTCAATGAAGGTGATAATTTTCTAAATGTATTCCTTTTTGGTCAAATTAAAATAtactcaaatataaaaataatacctttaatacaaaaccaaaaacacattCTGCAAAATCTAAGAGCCTAATGGAGAAAAAGGTCTGGCCCTAAAGGTGTGTGTATGACTCTTCCTTCTGTTATTTCAGATAGATACTCATTCATAGGTGACATTCTGTCACCAAGCTTCCATGGAAAATGTTTATTTGCAAAGTCTAGAATAACCAAAGCTGCCTCTTTACATACACAAACGAATCCTGAATTGGTCTCTTTGAACTTGTATTCTatactcttttcttctttccttttactttggAGCAAACTCCCTATGTCAGACGAAAAATAGAGAAGTGGTAATTAAAACTTTTCAAGTAATGTGAGGTCAGAAGTCGGTGGGTGTACAGATGAACAGCATAAATTCTGTTCCCTGGACATTAGAAGGAGCTCCAAATGTAGGCTGCTGGAACCTTGGTGCCCTTAAGCTCTCTTTGGCTAGACAGGGGGTATGTGAGGCCATGAGACTCTCCTCTAGGCTggatttcttctttccctttatgTACTCTTACAGATGGACCTGATATTCAGCTTCTTTCTCCTGGCTGAAACTTATTACGCTATTTGGATTcatctttctatttattcataCATTCCTAGGTAGTGATTTTCCAGTAAACAGCCATTAAGCAAACAGATGCTCTGGGACACCTGAACACATGGTAAAAATAATTAACCAAGAAGTTATTTAGAGCCAGTGGAGATGTTAGCCTTTATCTTGTGTTCAGGGCATTCTTTTTACTTATTTGCTACTATTGTTTTTAgatgtaaagttttaaaatctaaCATGAGATTAGAGTAACTGGTGAGTAGTGACATTTAGTTTATAACCCTCTGGACCAACAACTGATatgattgagaaaaaaataatatgctttaaatttgttctattttaattttctaatcattttaatttttattagtttcagtAAAGAATATAGCATATAATTCAGAGTGTTTAAAGAAGGTAAACTAGAAACAATTTAATAGCCTCCATACTGATTCTAATCTTTTAGTCACGGTTTAGTCTAACTCTGGCTTTAATCTCAGGCTTGAGCCCAGTTAAACCATATCTGGGTCTTTTGTTTGTGTTGAATGTTTCCAGGCTGCTTTTCCTCCACTGGCCTCTGGTCGTTACCAACATGTGTTTTATCCTCCCTTACTTCTTCTGCtacaaaatttagaaaagagaGTTTATAAGTTTTTAAGTAATGTAAGTATAGCTTCTGTTAGCGACccctttttctaattaaaaagatataattttcCAGATTTTAAAGGAAAGCAGACCTTTCCCTTCTTTCATGAGGCATTTAGCTGCTAAACTAATGTATTCACATAGGCTTTTTGTAAATTGTTCCTTTACTGACCAGTACTTTTTACAACCTATGGATAGTTTTGATAGAGTGTAggggctatttttaaaatatagatttttttctgaaGCTGTTTATAAACAGGCAGATATGTTTTCCACAATGTCTAAACatgatttaaaacataaaacacatatataaaagTCAATTTTAACACTATTTCTATTTTAGATAAAATGTGTAAGTAATTTGGACtagacccccaccccccaaaaaaattgaAGTTAATTATTACTTAAACAGCTAGTAaatactctttctttctctcgGAAAAGAAAACTTAACAACAAGCAGAAGATATAAGTTTATCGAGAATATTAATGATGCAGAGCCTTAGAATCTTTAAAGTAAATataatgtcagaatttccttttttttacttGAGAGATTAATAAATTCCtttctaatgttttaattttttgtttattgctcTAGGTCACTTGTGACATTAcctagatttaattttttatctacATTTTCCACTCAAAATTTTTTCTTGCATTAAGTGgtattttaatttcctgaatCCAAATGGAAATGTTTATGAATTACCTATGAATTTACCTATTCATATGTAATTGAGTTTTTTACTTAATTGACTTGTAGGACTTTGGTTAGAAAGgttaaatatctttcttttcatttcaggtTACAGTTGGATAATGGTGAAAGAGATGGAATATATATGTAATGAACTAAATCAGCTTGTAACATTTCCTGTCAGAGCAGCATTAGTCAGGCAGTCTTGTTCTCAGTTACTTTGGCTGTTAAAGCAATCAAACAGGTACGTGTAAGTTTTACAATatagtgtgtgcatgtgagtgtgtatgagagacagaaagaagatgaaaactGATTATGTAAAGACAAcgtgtgtgagagaaagagacagagaatgaaCACTGATTCTGTAAGTGCTCGGACTTCCTCACTGGAATGACGATCCTTGATGAACCGCAACATCATGTCTTTCACCTCTGTTCctcacaaaagcttttgcacatagtaggtgcccagtaaatgtttgtcatttttttcattatgttaTACATTCACAAAAAGTTATAAGTGGGTAAAATAATTTCCCTTTGAATTCTGTCATAATTCCAGAAGTCTTTcccatataaaaattttatttatttattattttttttaattttttttttggccacgtggcttgtgggatcttagttccctgaccaggaattgaacctggaccctcagcagtgaaagcaccaagcccttaccactggacctccagggaattcccaaaattttcttattttaatatgtaataaaaattggTTGGACCATATGTtaaatattataaagctacagatATTGAAATAGTTTTGATACTGTCTTTTCAGTAGACTAGTCAGTAGAACAGCAGGGAATGTCCAGAAGTAAACCCAACTCTATCATGGAACGTAGAACAGGAAAAATCTGGCATTTCAGATCATTGGAGCAAAAGTTCAATAACTTGTGTTGGGACAACAGGCCAACATTGTAGGAAAAACAAAGTTAACATCTTTCCTTAATCCTTcctccaaaataaattccagatgaattaaagacttgaacaacaaACATTAAATGCATAAAAAAACCACAAgtgatgattctttttttatatagtttCAGAATGGAGAAGACCCTTCTTAGTAAGGCACAAAACCCAGAAGCTATAAAAGGAAAGTTTGATACATTTGAATACATAAAAATAGGTTCTGGTAAAACCATCCTCAACACATATGTCAAATAGTTGTAAAGAATTCTAACAAATAAAGAATGATCACAAATCATCCAGAAAAAGACCCTGTTTGATAATTCACTATATTGTAGAGAGTAAGGAAGCATATACTCAAACATTAAAGAAGTATCCACATTCCTGTGGGTATTGAGTTTTTACTAAATGCTTTTTTCAGTTTCtatgaaaataactattttctccctttatctattaataaaataaattttattaatatcttATATATTGAACCATCCACACATTTacagaataaaccccacttgatcagaatttatcattcttttaatgtACTGCTGAATTTTATTGCTAACATTTTAGTTAGGATTTCAGCATTTGAAAGTGAGATTGGTCTGTTTTAGGTATCAATATCATGGatatttcaatttctttctcagttttaGGTATCAATATCAtggatatttcattaaaaaactagggacctttctttctttttacatttttgggGATGTTAAAAGTAACATTCAAATGAGGCCTGTACCTGAGTTTTCATAAACTCAACATTGAAACCATTTAAACCTGgtgctttggggaaagcttaACTTATACagtcttttctatttcttacatGGTAAATGGTTGATTTTCTGTATGGTAGCCAattttgatatattgtattttcCTAAAAAATTGTTTATCTCACCCaagttttaagatttatttacaCACAGATgattaaaatagttttcttttggtttcttctgtgtctctaaaataatttccttattttgtttATCAGAGTTTTCTCCCTTGTGTCTTGATTAAACTAGAAAAtgatgtatttctcttttttttgaaaatgaactCTTGGATTATGTATTTTTCTGGTTTATGATTTACTAATTTctgctttttatcttttaaaattcttttcgtGTAGTTTCTTCTAATTTCTTGAGTTAgatgcttattttcatttttaatatttattaatatatttattaacataaatatttaagaCTATACTTTTTTCTCTGACCACTGCTGTAGCTGTATCTTATTGTTTCTTATGTGTAGGTTTTCATCActgttaatttataaatattctgcAATTGTGGTTTTGTTCTCCTTTGTCTCAAAAGTtgttttaagagaaaattttttagGCACTGAGAtagtagaattattttattttggattggTTAATAGTTTTCTATGTTTATTGTATAGTAATCGGATAATGTCTATATTATTTCTACTTCGTAGACTTTATTAAGGTTTTATTAATGGTTTGATATAT containing:
- the FAM151B gene encoding protein FAM151B encodes the protein MTGTAGAPGSWSENILEYFLRNNQITTEDGAQIIWYHAANHKVQVNEALRSTAHMIEADVIFPSAGSEHGQPIMAHPPETNSDNTLQEWLAEVIKSNKGIKLDFKSLAAVEPSMMLLENVKRHLKRPVWINADILPGPNGNSRVVDAKPFIDTVTSFFPDVTFSLGWTTGWHPEKVNEGYSWIMVKEMEYICNELNQLVTFPVRAALVRQSCSQLLWLLKQSNRYSLTVWTGKNDSYSTEDLLFIRGHFDKKRVFYDILEPQNHEFKQAIGIKINL